The following coding sequences lie in one Loxodonta africana isolate mLoxAfr1 chromosome X, mLoxAfr1.hap2, whole genome shotgun sequence genomic window:
- the LOC135228939 gene encoding mediator of DNA damage checkpoint protein 1-like, which yields MDPFHRQSQPPEYLAQNTGTFLLAPDPSRCCPWTQGNPAWTTGSVPLAPDPSRHLLWHSGDPAQNLGLFRLALDTSREGYLQHTGGPAQTTGPFPPATNNSCLLPRPQVDPAGALGPSPLAPNFSCCPPLSPVYLAWVQGDQALTPGSRPPGPLPVDPRTTSGSPDPRPLPTISQPSCHSPGPRGDPAQTPDPVPPAPDPHRHPPRQQEDPTRTPGPFPWAQYPSRCLLLLQTPPVGSGPFPMPFSATRETRPDLRPLQLAPDPSRGLLWQPGDKTQTPGPFPPALDPSHPLMTTPTPNQGIQGPRLGRQPQSPGHPVRSPGPFLLALNPTRHLPRPGGNPAGTPGPFVPDANTCSSMDLARTPGSFLQLPDPFPGGRKETHPGPQAPSAGFRPIQPPAMAPRGHGPDHSPLPAGFRPILLLAATTRVPHQDPRPPPTSSEPIPQAPDPSCCPPWQSGDPVLNSGPFLLPPNHFCHCREPRGNPAQMPRSLFAGSGLLTLPLDPSYHPPQHPRDPARTPGSFPLAPDTSRHRSLHPGDPDRTTAPFPPALDPSHLLRTPPNAPHSPQGTSRDPRPLPPGSSPSHQPPAASAPRLPSPDPGSFCQLQTSPVTHYNTKETGVGQQDFSLWLQTTTSAIPVPKRTQPGPQASSPSLQIPGATLQPPRDQVQTKAPSLVSGTSYHLLWLPGYPAWISGPFPESPDPSRGHPCTLGDLAQTPSSVLPAPDPSHHPPKHPRELAGFQTPHPRPPPPPAGAQKLLGLPPGPICLLQTTPATHRGTKGDPDQKTGPFQPALHPSPPPLEPPGDQAQTQGPPSPLLWSLLPPGKAPRGPNPSHHPFKGPGQKPRPLLSDSEPLPPRPPEEQNLTPGSFLLAPDLFRLRLWPLGYLAGTQASSAAPDPSSHPPLHPREPGDPRSLPVHSRPLSSQPGAHRNPAKILDPFCRLWTPPNTRRDTQGTRLGRQAPSLLLWVPSACCRTLPPLTVDPREPGPNSPRISTGSASLPPTVVTRGSSPDPRSLPPGSRPLLPLPVDPRGTRPLKPLPMDPRVPGPEPRLSLTGIGLLPLPTAPPKGPSLSSLALDPYRCSPGPRRDTSQIPGLFRWLLTPPVMCRGTQGTWTRPQSPSFLLRTTSATTLGTRGPGLDSRTLAMALDPSSHVLQHREDKAQTKVRFPAAPDNSSRCPRGPRLDPRPLPTCSSLSCNSFWQQGDPAQIPGPFLLPAAAARVPDYLSSYPLRHQGDPTRTSGPLLLAPDPFCHRNDTDPRLTLPLPATVLKGPGLERRPFFSAYDSSSHPTQPPECLACSPSPFGPASTTVTLKDLAPTLDPFLPAPDPSHHFCATHPSPKGTTPGPQAPSHWLWALLSPRWHPGYLAQCPDAFQLDPDSSCHPL from the exons ATGGACCCCTTCCACCGCCAGTCACAGCCCCCAGAATATCTGGCACAGAACACAGGAACCTTTCTACTGGCTCCAGACCCCTCCCGCTGCTGCCCATGGACCCAAGGGAACCCAGCATGGACCACAGGATCAGTCCCACTGGCTCCAGACCCATCCCGCCACCTGCTGTGGCATTCAGGAGACCCGGCCCAGAACCTAGGCCTCTTCCGGCTGGCTCTGGACACATCCCGAGAGGGATAT CTACAGCACACAGGAGGCCCGGCCCAAACGACAGGCCCCTTCCCTCCAGCTACGAACAACTCTTGCCTCCTGCCGCGGCCCCAAGTGGACCCTGCCGGGGCCCTAGGACCTTCCCCACTGGCTCCGAACTTCTCCTGCTGCCCACCGCTGTCCCCAGTGTACCTGGCCTGGGTGCAAG GGGACCAGGCCCTGACCCCAGGCTCCAGACCCCCCGGGCCGCTGCCTGTGGACCCAAGG ACAACTAGCGGCAGCCCTGACCCTAGGCCCCTTCCCACCATCTCCCAACCCTCCTGCCACAGCCCAGGACCCCGAGGGGACCCAGCCCAGACCCCAGACCCAGTCCCACCAGCTCCAGACCCCCACCGCCACCCACCACGGCAGCAAGAGGACCCTACCCGGACACCAGGCCCCTTCCCGTGGGCTCAGTACCCATCTCGCTGCCTGCTACT CCTCCAAACCCCTCCCGTCGGCTCCGGACCCTTCCCAATGCCTTTCTCAGCAACCAGGGAAACAAGGCCTGATCTCAGACCCCTCCAGCTGGCTCCAGACCCATCCCGGGGCCTGCTTTGGCAGCCAGGGGACAAGACCCAGACCCCAGGCCCCTTCCCACCAGCTCTGGACCCCTCCCACCCACTCATGACCACTCCCACCCCCAACCAGGGCATCCAGGGGCCTAGGCTGGGACGCCAG CCACAGTCCCCAGGACACCCGGTCCGGTCTCCTGGCCCCTTTCTGCTGGCTCTGAACCCCACCCGCCACCTGCCGAGGCCTGGAGGGAATCCGGCCGGGACCCCAGGTCCCTTCGTGCCTGATGCCAACACATGCT CATCCATGGACCTGGCCCGGACCCCAGGTTCCTTCCTGCAGTTACCAGACCCCTTCCCGGGAG GCCGCAAGGAGACCCATCCGGGACCCCAGGCCCCTTCTGCTGGCTTCAGACCCATCCAGCCGCCTGCCATGGcacccagaggacatggcccagACCACAGTCCCCTTCCGGCTGGCTTCAGACCCATCCTGCTTCTTGCTGCGACAACCAGGGTACCCCACCAGGATCCCAGACCCCCTCCCACATCCTCCGAACCCATCCCGCAGGCTCCAGACCCCTCATGCTGCCCTCCGTGGCAATCTGGGGACCCGGTTCTGAACTCAGGCCCCTTCTTGCTGCCTCCAAACCACTTCTGCCACTGCCGAGAACCGCGAGGGAACCCTGCTCAGATGCCCAGGTCCCTTTTTGCTGGCTCTGGACTCCTCACCCTACCTCTTGACCCCTCCTACCACCCACCACAGCACCCACGGGACCCAGCCCGTACCCCAGGCTCCTTCCCCCTGGCTCCGGACACCTCCCGCCACCGGTCGCTGCATCCAGGGGACCCAGACCGGACCACAGCCCCATTCCCGCCGGCTCTGGACCCCTCCCACCTTCTTCGGACCCCTCCCAATgccccccacagccctcagggtACCAGCCGGGACCCTAGGCCACTTCCCCCTGGCTCCAGTCCCTCCCACCAGCCACCAGCTGCCTCGGCCCCAAGACTACCCAGCCCGGACCCAGGCTCCTTCTGTCAGCTCCAGACCTCTCCAGTCACTCACTACAACACCAAGGAGACTGGGGTTGGACAACAGGACTTTTCCCTCTGGCTCCAGACAACTACCAGTGCTATCCCCGTCCCCAAGAGAACCCAACCCGGACCCCAGGCCTCTTCCCCCTCTCTCCAGATACCTGGTGCCACCCTTCAGCCCCCAAGGGACCAGGTCCAGACCAAGGCCCCTTCCCTTGTCTCTGGTACTTCCTACCACCTGCTGTGGCTCCCAGGGTACCCGGCCTGGATCTCAGGTCCCTTCCCAGAGTCTCCAGACCCCTCCCGCGGCCACCCATGTACACTGGGGGACCTGGCCCAGACCCCAAGCTCAGTCCTGCCAGCTCCGGACCCATCCCACCACCCACCAAAGCACCCAAGAGAACTGGCCGG GTTCCAGACTCCCCACCCccgcccaccaccaccacctgcagGGGCCCAGAAGCTACTGGGTCTGCCCCCAGGCCCCATCTGCTTGCTCCAGACCACTCCAGCCACCCACCGAGGCACCAAGGGGGACCCAGACCAGAAGACAGGCCCCTTCCAGCCGGCTCtgcacccctccccccccccgctgGAGCCCCCAGGGGACCAGGCCCAGACCCAAGGCCCCCCTTCCCCCTTGCTCTGGTCCCTCCTGCCACCCGGCAAGGCCCCCAGG GGTCCGAACCCCTCCCACCATCCATTCAAGGGGCCCGGCCAGAAACCCAGGCCCCTATTATCCGACTCCGAACCCCTACCG CCACGGCCCCCAGAAGAGCAGAACCTGACTCCAGGCTCATTTCTGCTGGCTCCAGATCTCTTCCGCCTACGACTATGGCCCCTAGGTTACCTGGCTGGGACCCAGGCCTCTTCTGCTGCTCCAGACCCATCCAGTCACCCACCACTGCACCCTAGGGAGCCAGGGGACCCCAGGAGCCTTCCTGTCCACTCCAGACCCCTCTCATCGCAGCCCGGGGCCCATAGGAACCCGGCCAAGATCCTAGACCCCTTCTGCCGCCTCTGGACACCTCCCAACACCCGCCGCGACACTCAGGGGACCAGGCTTGGACGCCAGGCCCCTTCTCTGCTGCTCTGGGTCCCTTCCGCCTGCTGCAGAACCCTCCCGCCACTAACAGTGGACCCTAGGGAACCAGGCCCAAACTCTCCGCGCATTTCCACTGGCTCCGCTTCCTTGCCACCCACCGTGGTCACCAGGGGATCCAGCCCTGACCCCAGGTCCCTTCCCCCTGGCTCCAGACCCCTCTTGCCGCTACCTGTGGACCCGAGG GGAACCAG ACCCCTCAAGCCGCTGCCCATGGACCCAAGGGTACCTGGCCCGGAACCCAGGCTCAGTCTCACAGGCATTGGGCTCCTCCCGCTACCCACCGCGCCACCCAAGGGGCCCAGCCTCTCCTCGCTGGCTCTGGACCCCTACCGCTGCAGCCCGGGGCCACGAAGGGACACATCTCAGATCCCAGGCCTCTTCCGCTGGCTCCTGACCCCTCCAGTCATGTGTCGAGGCACCCAGGGGACATGGACCAGACCACagtccccttccttccttctccggACAACTTCCGCCACCACTCTCGGCACAAGGGGACCTGGCCTGGACTCCAGGACCCTTGCGATGGCTCTGGACCCCTCCAGCCATGTGCTGCAGCACCGAGAGGACAAGGCCCAGACCAAGGTCCGCTTCCCTGCGGCTCCGGACAACTCCAGCCGCTGCCCAAG AGGGCCACGCCTGGACCCAAGGCCCCTTCCCACCTGCTCCAGTCTCTCCTGCAACTCATTTTGGCAACAAGGGGACCCGGCCCAGATCCCAGGCCCCTTCCTGCTGCCCGCCGCAGCCGCCAGAGTCCCCGACT ACCTCTCCAGCTACCCACTGCGGCACCAAGGGGACCCGACCCGGACCTCAGGGCCCTTGCTGCTAGCTCCAGACCCCTTCTGCCACCGAAATGACACAGACCCCAGGCTCA CCCTCCCGCTTCCTGCCACAGTCCTCAAGGGACCAGGCCTGGAACGCAGGCCCTTTTTCTCTGCCTATGATTCTTCCAGCCATCCAACGCAGCCCCCAGAATGCCTGGCCTGTTCTCCTAGCCCCTTTGGGCCGGCTTCG ACCACAGTGACACTCAAGGACCTGGCCCCAACCCTAGACCCCTTTCTGCCAGCTCCGGACCCCTCCCACCACTTCTGTGCCACCCACCCCAGTCCCAAAGGGACCACCCCTGGACCTCAGGCCCCTTCTCACTGGCTCTGGGCCCTCCTGTCCCCACGGTGGCACCCAGGATACCTGGCCCAGTGCCCAGATGCCTTCCAGCTGGATCCAGACTCCTCCTGCCATCCACTGTAG
- the LOC135228940 gene encoding uncharacterized protein LOC135228940 yields the protein MRKHYPGSRTLPTGSGPLLPPKIPTPRLYPLRNPEDPAWTPGPFLTNSKLLLPLPTDPRVPHVDLTPAPDPSRYPPQHTGDPDWTQASSHWFLTHPTAMYMMGPNLSYQAGSLDHMPLTPGSGYIPQAATAPGTPVIPRDLARMPDPYRHPPRHPGNLAWTPGPFLFNLEPSHRLWTPPITATALREADPFRPPLPPEGDTALTLGLFQLALDSSRGCGPLPQLWTPPTRPPPPVDLAQTPVPFSWVQTPPAGSRALPLAATNPRVPGTDPKPLSTGSRPPPLPRGSLWTQDDQTRTPAPVPPAVDPYRHSPRHPSRHCRGVKRTRPKQQAHSWDPAQNQKPTRRLQNPPATHRGTKGTLPRHQALSHSLWTPPATSHDTKGMQPGHQAHFVGLRYFLPPSLLWHHNQALRVPDTDPKPLPAGYIPSPRVPGPDPRSLLAVSRPLLLPLADLRGPSLDLRLSATSSGPLPPPTAAPRLQTHPLATCGHEGIQPRPQAHSCRFWTPLMALDLYLQTPQHPEDQAQNPGSFPLPLDPSCHQSQYPEALTQTLHPFQPSPDLFLATCGHEGPSLDPRPIPSGSGHLLPALDPYFPPQQHPEDLARTPGPFLLALYTSRHLLQPPGDQAHTQGPFPLALDPSH from the exons ATGAGGAAACATTACCCAGGCTCCAGGACGCTTCCCACTGGCTCCGGACCCCTCCTGCCGCCGAAG ATCCCCACCCCCCGTCTCTACCCCCTGCGGAACCCAGAAGACCCTGCCTGGACCCCAGGACCCTTTCTTACCAACTCAAAACTCCTCCTGCCATTGCCCACAGACCCTAGGGTACCCCATGTGGACCTCACGCCCG CTCCGGATCCTTCCCGCTACCCACCGCAGCATACAGGGGACCCTGACTGGACCCAGGCCTCTTCCCACTGGTTCCTGACACATCCCACGGCCATGTACATGATGGGACCAA ACCTGTCCTACCAGGCTGGCAGCCTGGACCACATGCCGCTTACTCCAGGCTCCGGGTACATCCCGCAGGCTGCCACTGCCCCCGGA ACACCTGTGATCCCGAGGGACCTGGCCCGGATGCCAGACCCATACCGCCACCCACCACGTCACCCAGGGAACCTGGCCTGGACACCAGGCCCCTTCCTGTTCAATCTGGAGCCTTCCCATAGGCTCTGGACACCACCCATCACGGCCACAGCCCTCAGGGAAGCAG ACCCCTTCCGCCCTCCTCTGCCGCCCGAAGGGGACACAGCCCTGACCCTAGGCCTCTTCCAGTTGGCTCTGGACTCCTCTCGAGGCTGTGGACCCCTCCCTCAACTGTGGACCCCTCCCACCAGGCCACCGCCCCCAGTGGATCTGGCGCAGACACCAGTCCCCTTCAGCTGGGTCCAGACCCCTCCTGCCGGCTCCAGAGCCCTCCCACTGGCTGCCACAAACCCCAGGGTACCTGGCACTGATCCCAAGCCCCTTTCCACTGgctccagacccccacccctaccccgcGGCAGCCTGTGGACACAAGACGACCAGACCAGGACCCCAGCCCCAGTCCCACCGGCTGTAGATCCGTACCGCCACTCACCGCGGCACCCCTCCCGCCACTGCCGTGGTGTCAAGAGGACCCGGCCCAAACAGCAGGCCCATTCCT GGGACCCGGCCCAAAACCAGAAACCTACTCGCCGGCTCCAGAACCCTCCAGCCACCCACCGTGGCACGAAGGGGACCCTGCCCAGACACCAGGCCCTTTCCCACTCCCTCTGGACCCCTCCCGCCACCAGCCACGACACCAAGGGGATGCAACCAGGACATCAGGCCCATTTCGTCGGCCTCCGATacttcctgcctccctccctcctctggcACCATAACCAAG CCCTCAGGGTCCCAGACACCGACCCAAAGCCCCTTCCAGCTGGCTATATTCCCTCCCCCAGGGTACCCGGCCCTGACCCCAGATCCCTTCTTGCTGTCTCAAGACCCCTCCTGCTACCACTGGCGGACCTGAGGGGACCCAGCCTGGACCTAAGGCTCAGTGCCACCAGCTCTGGACCCCTCCCACCACCCACCGCAGCACCCAGG CTCCAGACACATCCCTTGGCCACCTGCGGACATGAGGGGATCCAGCCCAGACCCCAAGCCCATTCCTGCCGGTTCTGGACACCTCTCATGGCTCTGGACCTGTACCTTCAAACCCCACAGCACCCAGAGGACCAGGCCCAGAACCCAGGATCCTTCCCACTGCCTCTGGACCCCTCCTGCCACCAGTCACAGTACCCAGAGGCCCTGACACAGACCCTACACCCATTCCAGCCATCTCCAGACCTATTCCTGGCCACCTGTGGACATGAGGGGCCTAGCCTAGACCCCAGGCCTATTCCCTCAGGCTCTGGACACCTGCTGCCTGCTCTGGATCCCTACTTTCCTCCCCAGCAGCACCCAGAGGACCTGGCCCGGACCCCAGGCCCCTTCCTCCTGGCTCTGTACACCTCCCGCCACCTACTACAGCCCCCAGGAGACCAGGCCCACACCCAAGGCCCCTTCCCACTGGCTCTAGACCCCTCTCACTAG